Proteins co-encoded in one Bacillus paramycoides genomic window:
- a CDS encoding TrmB family transcriptional regulator has translation MLQKFGFSQYESQAYEVVVSSNEPLDATTIVKHSGVPKAKIYEVLARLIDKGMVMDSVSEKKKLYTALPLKLAIEKLTTEFQSNIKELETNISKKSFTDDRVWSLKMQSSIRVQSKELIEGAKKSILISAWNDTLSEYLPLLEEKAKQGVQIESLIVGEVETNLENMHFLIPAEEPNALERYLLLIVDDREILFAGVEQESWQAMKTMSQPFVKFFTEFFYHDVALAKITQKHHDLFMEDEEIKSLLMKLRY, from the coding sequence ATGTTACAAAAATTCGGTTTCTCACAATATGAAAGCCAAGCTTATGAAGTTGTCGTATCGAGCAACGAACCATTAGATGCTACAACGATCGTGAAGCATTCTGGTGTTCCAAAAGCAAAAATATATGAAGTGCTAGCACGACTGATCGATAAAGGGATGGTAATGGATTCTGTTTCAGAAAAGAAAAAGCTGTATACAGCATTACCACTCAAGCTAGCAATTGAAAAATTAACGACAGAATTTCAATCAAATATTAAAGAATTGGAAACGAATATATCAAAAAAATCCTTTACAGATGACCGTGTGTGGAGCTTAAAAATGCAATCTTCTATTCGAGTTCAAAGTAAAGAACTCATCGAAGGTGCAAAAAAGTCCATTCTTATTTCAGCTTGGAATGATACTCTTTCTGAATACCTTCCTTTATTAGAAGAAAAGGCAAAACAAGGCGTCCAAATTGAGTCTCTTATAGTTGGAGAAGTAGAAACGAATTTAGAAAACATGCATTTTCTAATTCCAGCTGAAGAACCTAACGCATTAGAGCGCTATTTACTACTCATCGTTGACGACCGCGAAATTTTATTTGCTGGTGTAGAGCAAGAGTCATGGCAAGCAATGAAAACAATGTCACAACCTTTCGTAAAGTTCTTTACAGAATTTTTCTATCATGACGTTGCACTTGCGAAAATTACTCAGAAACACCATGATCTCTTTATGGAAGATGAGGAAATTAAGAGTTTGTTGATGAAGTTGAGATACTAA
- a CDS encoding SpaA isopeptide-forming pilin-related protein, which produces MKRKMVGKWFSFLSALIILLGIAMPQVKAEVMNRETYKMDWSYSNSKQREIKTEIIKTASGSIAYCLTPDLRSPNGDDLPEMGKTSDAVYRVLLNGYPQKSPSELGVATVEEAHYATQLAVWIAANELTEEDLVPKNEQVHNLMKRLVEASKKETGSQDIFFKVNPVDPQTATQKGNYLETGFYAVQTNAVSGSYTILPENAPKGLRIVNENGEEKSTLSINEKFKILIPKDTSSGNFKMKVKSTLTNLQAIAFKGSEKVQNTTVLLQRNSEKISTDLVVNWESVGSLKIMKLGEKKELLKGAVFEVSNENFKQNVTTNDKGIAELGNLPIGIYSVKEIQAPAGYVLDGSVKKIEVKTGETAVLELKNENVKGELEITKVDIADGNTKLPNAEFTIYNEQGKEVVKGKTDEKGIAKFKLPYGKYTYKETIAPNGYVINEETFTFEIKENGEIIKHIVQDKKVEGELEITKVDVADGNTKLPNAEFTIYNEQGKEVVKGKTDEKGVAKFKLPYGKYTYKETIAPNGYVINEETFAFEIKENGEIIKHIVQDKKVEGELEITKVDVADGNTKLPNAEFTIYNEQGKEVVKGKTDEKGIAKFKLPYGKYTYKETIAPNGYVINEETFAFEIKEDGEIIKHIVKNKKEEKASLPSKPNKPTPNGEVKPSADVKPMQQPNTHNEVRLPATGGVGNEFTVLFVLGLGFIIAGAYVLKMKNRKEM; this is translated from the coding sequence ATGAAACGAAAGATGGTAGGAAAATGGTTTAGTTTTTTAAGTGCTCTTATTATTTTATTAGGAATTGCAATGCCACAAGTAAAGGCAGAAGTAATGAACAGAGAAACATATAAGATGGATTGGAGCTATAGTAATTCGAAACAGCGTGAAATAAAGACAGAAATAATTAAAACGGCTTCGGGTAGTATTGCGTATTGTTTAACGCCTGATTTGCGTTCTCCAAATGGAGATGATTTGCCTGAGATGGGGAAAACATCTGATGCCGTATATCGTGTTTTATTAAATGGGTATCCTCAAAAAAGCCCATCTGAATTAGGGGTAGCGACAGTAGAAGAGGCGCATTATGCTACACAATTAGCGGTATGGATTGCAGCAAATGAATTAACGGAAGAAGATTTAGTTCCAAAAAATGAACAAGTACATAATCTTATGAAGCGTTTAGTAGAAGCTTCAAAAAAAGAAACTGGATCACAAGATATATTTTTTAAAGTTAATCCTGTAGATCCACAAACTGCTACACAAAAAGGTAATTATTTAGAAACAGGATTTTATGCAGTGCAAACAAATGCGGTTTCTGGCTCTTATACAATTCTTCCTGAAAATGCTCCTAAAGGGCTTCGAATTGTAAATGAAAATGGAGAAGAAAAAAGTACATTATCAATTAACGAAAAATTTAAAATATTAATCCCGAAAGATACGAGTAGTGGTAATTTTAAAATGAAAGTGAAGTCTACTTTAACAAATTTACAAGCAATAGCTTTTAAAGGATCAGAAAAAGTTCAAAATACAACGGTATTGTTACAAAGAAATAGTGAGAAAATCAGTACAGATTTAGTTGTAAATTGGGAATCAGTAGGCTCTTTAAAGATTATGAAATTAGGAGAAAAAAAGGAATTATTAAAAGGGGCTGTGTTTGAAGTTTCTAATGAAAACTTTAAACAAAATGTTACGACTAATGATAAGGGGATTGCGGAGTTAGGGAATCTTCCAATCGGTATATATAGCGTCAAAGAAATTCAAGCGCCAGCTGGATATGTGTTAGACGGAAGTGTTAAAAAAATTGAAGTGAAAACTGGTGAAACTGCTGTATTAGAGTTGAAAAATGAAAATGTAAAAGGTGAATTAGAAATAACGAAAGTAGATATAGCGGATGGGAATACAAAATTACCGAATGCAGAATTTACAATCTACAACGAACAAGGAAAAGAAGTAGTAAAAGGGAAAACAGATGAAAAAGGTATAGCGAAATTCAAATTACCATACGGAAAATACACGTATAAAGAAACAATAGCGCCGAATGGATATGTAATAAATGAAGAGACATTCACATTTGAAATAAAAGAGAATGGCGAAATTATTAAACATATCGTTCAAGATAAGAAAGTAGAAGGTGAATTAGAAATAACGAAAGTAGATGTAGCGGATGGAAATACGAAACTGCCGAACGCAGAATTTACAATCTACAATGAACAAGGAAAAGAAGTAGTAAAAGGAAAAACGGATGAAAAAGGTGTAGCGAAATTTAAACTACCATACGGAAAGTACACGTATAAAGAAACAATAGCACCAAATGGATATGTAATAAATGAAGAGACGTTCGCATTTGAAATAAAAGAGAATGGAGAAATTATTAAACATATCGTTCAAGATAAGAAGGTAGAAGGTGAGTTAGAAATAACGAAAGTAGATGTAGCGGATGGGAATACAAAATTACCAAATGCAGAGTTTACAATCTACAACGAGCAAGGAAAAGAGGTAGTAAAAGGGAAAACGGATGAAAAAGGTATAGCGAAATTCAAACTACCATACGGAAAGTACACGTATAAAGAAACAATAGCACCAAATGGATATGTAATAAATGAAGAGACATTCGCATTTGAAATAAAAGAGGATGGAGAAATTATTAAACATATTGTGAAAAATAAGAAAGAAGAAAAGGCATCGCTTCCTTCTAAGCCAAATAAGCCAACACCGAATGGAGAAGTGAAACCTTCCGCTGATGTGAAGCCGATGCAACAACCTAATACTCATAATGAAGTGCGTTTGCCAGCTACTGGCGGCGTTGGCAATGAATTTACGGTTTTATTCGTTTTAGGACTTGGTTTTATTATTGCAGGAGCTTATGTGTTAAAGATGAAAAATAGAAAAGAAATGTAG
- a CDS encoding MFS transporter, with amino-acid sequence MGKDLNFRVYILAIAAFVVGTVELIIGGTLDLVANDLGVSISAAGQLITIFSVVFALSGPFLLAVTGKFERKKLYIGALSIFLIGNIISAVSVNYGMLMFSRVICAASGSLIIALSVTLASSVVEPHFRARAIGIIFMGISGSLVLGVPLGLVLGNAYGWRAPFVLISILTVMAIACISLFLTKVPPTSVLSIREQIATLKDKKIVSAQLTSFLFLTGHLTLYAYLTPFLKDVMHVEANWISVFYFIFGIAAVIGGGFGGWLADKWGSKKSIISIIIVFACAIFLLPMMTFSFPLFIIMMGIWSMLSWAISPAQQNYLIEIAPESAGIQQSLNNSALHLGIALGSTVGGVVIEKSSVIYNAWVGGGFIILALLCAIFSITRGRSAQFAKEESIV; translated from the coding sequence GTGGGGAAAGACTTGAATTTTCGTGTTTATATTTTAGCTATCGCGGCTTTCGTAGTCGGAACGGTTGAGCTAATTATAGGAGGAACGCTTGATTTAGTTGCCAATGATTTAGGAGTATCTATTAGTGCGGCTGGTCAGCTTATAACAATATTTTCAGTAGTATTTGCTTTGTCGGGTCCGTTTTTATTAGCGGTAACTGGAAAGTTCGAAAGAAAAAAATTATACATTGGAGCATTATCAATTTTCTTAATCGGAAATATTATTTCAGCAGTTAGTGTCAATTATGGGATGTTAATGTTCTCAAGGGTTATTTGTGCGGCGAGTGGTTCGCTTATTATTGCACTGTCAGTAACACTTGCTTCTAGCGTTGTAGAACCACATTTTCGTGCGCGTGCAATTGGAATCATCTTCATGGGGATTAGTGGTTCACTTGTACTTGGAGTACCGCTTGGCCTTGTACTTGGAAATGCATATGGATGGCGTGCACCATTTGTACTCATTTCGATCTTAACAGTAATGGCAATCGCATGTATTTCATTATTCTTAACGAAAGTGCCACCAACATCAGTACTATCGATAAGAGAGCAAATCGCTACGTTAAAAGATAAAAAAATTGTCAGTGCACAGTTAACGTCATTCTTATTTTTAACGGGTCATTTAACACTATATGCATATCTAACACCATTTTTAAAAGATGTGATGCATGTTGAGGCAAATTGGATTAGTGTATTTTACTTCATTTTCGGGATCGCAGCAGTAATTGGTGGTGGCTTCGGTGGCTGGCTTGCGGATAAATGGGGATCGAAGAAAAGTATTATCTCAATTATTATCGTATTTGCGTGTGCGATCTTCCTATTGCCAATGATGACATTTTCATTCCCGCTGTTCATTATTATGATGGGAATTTGGAGTATGCTTAGCTGGGCTATTTCACCAGCACAACAAAATTATTTAATTGAAATTGCACCAGAATCAGCTGGTATTCAGCAAAGTTTAAATAACTCTGCGCTTCACTTAGGGATTGCGCTCGGTTCAACAGTAGGCGGAGTTGTTATTGAAAAATCATCTGTTATATATAATGCTTGGGTAGGTGGCGGCTTTATTATATTAGCGCTGCTTTGTGCAATTTTCTCGATTACGAGAGGACGTTCTGCTCAGTTTGCAAAAGAAGAATCTATCGTTTGA
- a CDS encoding APC family permease yields MHHDEKNKIGLTVALSIVVGTIIGSGVFMKPGSVLDYSGSSNMAILAWVIGGLLTLASGLTVAEIGAQIPKNGGLYTYLEEIYGSFWGYLSGWMQTIVYGPAIIGTLGLYFSSLMINFFYLDKVWNLPIAIGTVVFLGVVNSMGTKYGGIVQTITTIGKMIPIVLIVVLGFWKGNSDIFNVVVPISENQSIGMAILATLFAYDGWILLASIGGEMKNPTKLLPKAMTVGILIVTAAYVLINLALLNVLPAVEIVGLGENATATAAGMLLGEYGGKIISIGIIVSIFGCLNGKILTFPRIPMSMAERGQLPFAKFIAKESPRFKTPANAITVEIILGIILMIISDPNKLSEISVFIIYIFYVMTFIGVFILRKRNKNKERAYSVPLFPIVPIVAILGSLFVIGSAIINDPISCFLSIGIVFTGLPVYWYLNKKNKTEVS; encoded by the coding sequence ATGCATCATGATGAGAAGAACAAAATTGGTTTAACGGTAGCACTTTCTATCGTAGTAGGAACGATTATTGGGTCTGGTGTATTTATGAAACCAGGGAGCGTATTAGATTACTCGGGGAGTTCTAATATGGCGATTCTTGCTTGGGTAATTGGTGGTCTGTTGACGCTAGCAAGCGGTTTAACAGTAGCTGAAATTGGAGCACAAATCCCGAAAAATGGTGGGTTGTATACGTATTTAGAGGAGATTTACGGAAGCTTTTGGGGATATTTATCAGGCTGGATGCAAACGATTGTTTATGGTCCAGCTATTATTGGAACATTAGGGTTATACTTTAGTTCTTTAATGATTAATTTTTTCTATTTAGATAAAGTATGGAATTTACCAATCGCAATTGGAACAGTTGTGTTCCTTGGCGTTGTAAATAGTATGGGAACAAAATATGGAGGTATTGTCCAAACAATCACGACAATCGGGAAAATGATTCCAATTGTATTAATTGTTGTGCTAGGTTTTTGGAAAGGAAATAGCGATATCTTTAACGTAGTTGTGCCGATATCAGAAAATCAAAGTATCGGGATGGCAATTTTAGCAACGTTATTTGCTTATGACGGCTGGATTCTACTTGCGTCAATTGGCGGAGAAATGAAGAATCCAACAAAGTTATTACCGAAAGCAATGACAGTTGGGATTTTAATTGTAACAGCTGCTTACGTATTAATTAATTTGGCATTATTAAATGTATTACCAGCAGTGGAAATTGTGGGCCTTGGAGAAAATGCAACAGCGACAGCTGCGGGCATGCTACTTGGTGAATATGGTGGGAAAATTATTAGTATCGGTATTATCGTGTCTATTTTCGGTTGTTTAAATGGAAAAATTTTAACGTTCCCACGTATCCCCATGTCGATGGCAGAACGTGGACAACTTCCATTTGCTAAGTTTATTGCAAAGGAAAGCCCAAGATTTAAAACACCAGCAAATGCAATTACTGTTGAAATCATTTTAGGAATTATTTTAATGATTATTAGTGATCCGAATAAGCTATCTGAGATTTCCGTATTCATTATTTATATTTTCTATGTAATGACGTTTATTGGTGTCTTCATTTTAAGAAAACGTAATAAGAATAAAGAGCGTGCATACAGTGTACCGTTATTCCCAATCGTACCAATCGTTGCGATTCTCGGTTCACTCTTTGTAATCGGTAGTGCAATTATCAATGATCCGATAAGTTGTTTCTTATCAATTGGAATTGTTTTTACTGGGCTTCCAGTATATTGGTATTTAAATAAGAAGAACAAAACTGAAGTATCATGA
- the yidC gene encoding membrane protein insertase YidC — translation MLKSYRAVLVSLSLLLVFVLSGCSNAAPIDAHSTGIWDHYFVYPISFMIQFVAHHIPGASFGIAIIIMTLVIRSAMIPLAVSQYRSQAKMKKMQPELQKLKKKYGDVSKDLEKQKQYQKEMSELMKSGGWNPLAGCWPLLIQMPIFSALYYAISRTEEIRTSSFLWVNLGHADPYHILPIIAALTTFIQMKVFQSNITPGEQVQMLKMQQIMMPAMILFMGFAAPSGLVLYWITGNLFTMTQTIVLRRIMEREELQLQKA, via the coding sequence ATGTTAAAATCATACCGAGCTGTGCTCGTTAGTTTATCATTATTACTTGTTTTTGTTTTATCTGGTTGCAGTAATGCAGCCCCAATTGATGCACATAGTACGGGAATTTGGGATCATTATTTCGTATATCCAATCTCGTTTATGATTCAATTTGTTGCTCATCATATACCGGGAGCTAGCTTCGGGATTGCTATCATTATTATGACGCTCGTTATTCGTTCAGCAATGATTCCATTAGCTGTTTCGCAATATCGTAGCCAAGCGAAAATGAAAAAAATGCAACCTGAATTGCAGAAGCTAAAGAAAAAATACGGTGATGTAAGTAAAGATCTTGAAAAACAAAAGCAGTATCAAAAAGAAATGTCAGAACTAATGAAATCAGGCGGTTGGAATCCACTTGCTGGTTGCTGGCCACTATTAATACAAATGCCGATTTTCTCTGCTTTGTATTATGCGATTAGCCGAACAGAAGAGATTCGCACATCTTCGTTTTTATGGGTGAACTTAGGACATGCAGATCCTTATCATATATTACCGATTATCGCAGCATTAACGACATTTATTCAGATGAAAGTTTTCCAATCTAATATTACACCTGGAGAACAAGTACAGATGCTGAAAATGCAGCAAATTATGATGCCAGCAATGATTTTATTTATGGGATTTGCGGCGCCGTCAGGACTTGTGTTGTACTGGATAACAGGTAACTTATTTACAATGACACAAACAATTGTATTAAGAAGAATAATGGAACGTGAAGAATTACAATTACAAAAAGCATAG
- a CDS encoding YitT family protein — protein MGQLGDADYVPDTAFLSFPAAKTFHLEFIIQLVVIFVASILYAISMNMFFIPHNMISGGFAGVGMIIGYLMHYNIGALIFLLNIPLLILSHFYLGKKTTFLTAYFVAVSSLAMNIIPVHQVSDDILLSSVFGGVICGAASGIIFRFASSTGGFDVVGLIVAKYRDVSIGAIIFGFNLILLVVAGFIFGWDITLYTLISRFVVSKVIDAVHTKHIKLTIMTITEKGEEIKSALLHHGIRGVTMVDAVGGYTNHKKKMIYTVVTRYELGEMKRIIRQVDNKAFMNITETVEIVGRFKRI, from the coding sequence ATGGGTCAACTAGGAGACGCCGATTACGTTCCCGACACCGCCTTTTTATCCTTCCCAGCAGCTAAAACATTTCACTTAGAATTTATCATACAGTTGGTTGTTATTTTCGTAGCTTCTATTTTGTATGCAATTTCTATGAATATGTTCTTTATCCCGCATAACATGATTAGCGGTGGATTCGCTGGAGTAGGGATGATTATCGGTTATTTAATGCACTACAATATCGGTGCACTTATCTTTTTACTAAACATTCCTCTTCTTATTTTAAGTCACTTTTACTTAGGCAAGAAGACAACCTTTTTAACAGCGTACTTTGTAGCTGTATCATCGTTAGCGATGAACATTATCCCTGTACACCAAGTCTCAGACGATATTTTACTATCTTCTGTATTCGGTGGTGTAATCTGCGGAGCAGCTTCAGGAATCATATTCCGATTTGCTTCTTCAACAGGTGGATTTGATGTTGTTGGATTAATTGTAGCGAAATATCGCGACGTTTCAATTGGAGCAATCATATTCGGATTTAACTTGATCTTACTTGTTGTAGCAGGATTTATTTTCGGATGGGATATTACACTTTATACGTTAATTAGTCGATTTGTAGTCAGCAAAGTGATCGATGCTGTGCATACGAAACATATTAAATTAACGATAATGACAATTACAGAAAAAGGCGAGGAAATAAAAAGCGCCCTACTACATCACGGCATACGTGGCGTGACAATGGTAGATGCTGTCGGCGGCTATACAAACCATAAGAAAAAAATGATTTACACTGTCGTGACTCGCTATGAGTTAGGCGAAATGAAACGTATTATCCGTCAAGTGGATAACAAAGCATTTATGAACATTACTGAAACAGTTGAAATTGTCGGCCGTTTCAAACGCATATAA
- a CDS encoding GNAT family N-acetyltransferase: MEITTERLIIRPFKRTDLQDVFTIYNNDDTCKFLLHNKWTHEDMQERFSKKLANNVLTKESILSLAVIYKTKVVGDLSVWYTNMKDTVEIGYSFSSEVAGRGLATEAVRSLVFKLFNECNVHRIQANLDARNTASKKLCERIGMRKEAHFIQDFWNKDEWTDSIVYGMLSSDL, translated from the coding sequence TTGGAGATCACAACAGAAAGATTAATAATTAGACCTTTTAAGAGGACTGATTTACAGGATGTATTTACTATTTATAATAATGATGATACGTGTAAGTTTCTATTACATAATAAGTGGACTCATGAAGACATGCAGGAGAGATTTAGTAAGAAGCTAGCAAACAATGTACTTACTAAAGAATCAATATTAAGTTTGGCAGTTATATACAAGACTAAAGTAGTTGGTGATTTATCCGTATGGTACACAAATATGAAAGACACTGTTGAGATTGGTTATAGTTTTTCAAGTGAAGTAGCTGGGAGAGGTTTGGCAACAGAAGCAGTAAGGAGTTTGGTATTTAAATTATTTAATGAATGTAATGTACATCGTATACAAGCTAATCTTGATGCACGTAATACAGCTTCAAAAAAATTGTGTGAACGAATAGGCATGAGAAAGGAAGCCCATTTCATACAAGATTTTTGGAATAAAGATGAATGGACAGATAGTATCGTATATGGAATGCTATCCTCTGATTTGTAA
- a CDS encoding DUF3938 domain-containing protein — MNQYIRYTIAVLFAIIGGTICFWTNTQLGENIIFNGIETLVSASILGGYIFFLFNPEENAQKTMLLTMIGIVGGCISYSMTNYTLPLQLSSAFFHGLWTWFIAFCLADVFNLLQDNEEDSGRQIESNS, encoded by the coding sequence ATGAATCAATATATACGATATACAATAGCTGTCCTGTTTGCTATTATCGGCGGAACAATCTGCTTCTGGACAAACACTCAGCTTGGAGAGAATATCATTTTTAATGGAATCGAAACACTTGTAAGCGCTTCAATTTTAGGCGGATACATTTTCTTCCTCTTCAATCCAGAAGAAAATGCGCAAAAAACAATGTTATTAACAATGATCGGAATCGTTGGCGGATGTATTTCCTACTCAATGACTAACTATACATTACCACTTCAATTAAGCTCAGCTTTCTTCCATGGTCTATGGACTTGGTTCATTGCATTCTGCTTAGCAGACGTATTCAACCTATTACAAGACAATGAGGAAGATAGCGGTCGCCAAATTGAAAGTAACTCGTAA
- a CDS encoding sensor histidine kinase, whose protein sequence is MQRLRIKQQLVIGFLIVLISSLILTVLTAGIGWYWLTKNGKVFPANYYEQKIPVIKEYVKDKGALLLNEKERSELEKIVPKEGIQYQIVNRQGDISYGTYQTKLITNERTILSVINTNIYGEEDNNEVTTYLPLVDRNGDLQGAIGFNYHLTISTASAVDSFFVILFLASPFIYITILSYIVSNRMGKRIKKPLAELSEASKRIQEKDLNFHLEYNTKNEIGELVGSFENMRAALATSLSRQWELEEERREYIRAISHDLKTPLTIVQGHTEGLQSGLWKNEDLLHRYLQTIERNTNRMTKLLEEFQTVNELESFSFQLRLNKVHINPFFLKKLEEYECIARKKEIEWDVTFENNEDVQSSVFDQERISQVMDNIVMNAVRFTPVSGKVLVKVCTWHDTIEFHVFDSGPGFQEGDLKKVLQRFYQGDQSRSGSKEHFGLGLYIAKKIVEKHGGKIQVENSKVRGGAHVSFRIPCGDM, encoded by the coding sequence ATGCAAAGGTTACGGATTAAACAACAGCTAGTAATTGGCTTCTTAATAGTTTTAATTAGTAGTTTAATACTGACGGTGTTAACAGCTGGTATTGGTTGGTATTGGCTAACGAAGAATGGGAAAGTATTTCCTGCAAATTATTATGAGCAGAAAATTCCTGTGATCAAAGAATACGTAAAAGATAAAGGCGCGCTATTGTTAAATGAGAAAGAGCGAAGTGAATTAGAGAAAATAGTCCCTAAAGAGGGAATCCAATATCAAATTGTTAATAGGCAAGGAGATATTTCTTATGGTACATATCAAACAAAATTAATAACAAATGAGAGAACTATTTTGAGTGTTATTAATACGAATATTTATGGAGAAGAAGATAATAATGAAGTTACGACGTATTTGCCTTTAGTAGATAGGAATGGAGATTTACAAGGAGCGATAGGGTTTAATTATCATTTGACAATATCTACTGCTTCGGCAGTCGATTCCTTTTTTGTAATCTTATTTTTAGCTTCACCCTTTATATACATTACCATTTTATCCTACATCGTCTCAAACCGAATGGGAAAAAGAATAAAGAAACCACTCGCTGAATTGTCAGAGGCTTCAAAAAGAATTCAAGAGAAGGATCTAAATTTTCATTTAGAATACAATACGAAAAATGAAATTGGTGAATTAGTCGGTTCGTTTGAAAATATGCGTGCAGCATTAGCTACTAGCTTGTCACGACAATGGGAATTAGAAGAAGAGAGACGAGAGTACATTAGAGCTATTTCTCATGATTTGAAAACGCCATTAACGATTGTACAAGGTCATACAGAAGGTTTGCAAAGTGGCTTATGGAAAAATGAGGACTTGTTACATCGGTATTTACAAACGATTGAACGAAATACAAACAGAATGACAAAACTTCTTGAAGAGTTCCAAACAGTAAATGAGTTAGAAAGTTTCTCGTTTCAATTACGTTTAAATAAAGTACATATAAACCCATTCTTTCTTAAAAAACTAGAGGAATATGAATGCATAGCCAGGAAAAAAGAAATTGAGTGGGACGTCACCTTTGAAAATAATGAGGATGTACAGAGTTCAGTATTTGACCAAGAGCGAATTAGTCAAGTAATGGATAATATCGTAATGAATGCAGTTCGATTTACCCCGGTGTCAGGGAAGGTGCTCGTTAAAGTATGTACTTGGCACGACACAATAGAATTTCATGTATTTGATTCGGGACCTGGTTTCCAAGAAGGAGATTTGAAAAAAGTATTACAACGTTTTTATCAAGGAGATCAGTCACGCTCAGGAAGCAAGGAACATTTTGGACTCGGTTTATATATTGCTAAGAAAATTGTTGAGAAGCATGGTGGTAAAATTCAGGTAGAGAATAGCAAGGTGCGAGGTGGGGCACATGTTTCGTTTCGGATTCCGTGTGGAGATATGTAG
- a CDS encoding response regulator transcription factor, whose translation MTDKILLVDDELDILTFIEDSLVMEGYEVRSALNGEEALKKLDSSVDLIILDVMLPDINGFKVCEKIRESYACPILFLSADSSERSRIEGLLIGGDDYISKPFSLKELKARIIANLRRTTNLSMMDQKEFLRYGSILIDLQNYEIMAGKEKIHFTKKEYEVVKMLALHAGQVLTKEQLFEKIWGYDSESDVSTVVEHIKKIRTKLSVYDREYTYIQTVWGIGYKWSVQN comes from the coding sequence GTGACGGACAAAATACTACTTGTAGACGATGAACTGGATATTCTTACATTTATTGAAGATAGTCTTGTCATGGAAGGATATGAAGTAAGAAGCGCATTAAACGGGGAAGAGGCTTTGAAAAAATTAGATAGTAGTGTGGATCTCATTATATTAGATGTTATGTTGCCAGATATAAATGGATTTAAAGTGTGCGAGAAGATTAGAGAGTCTTATGCATGTCCAATCTTATTTTTAAGTGCCGATAGTAGTGAACGATCTCGTATAGAAGGGCTATTGATTGGTGGAGACGATTATATTAGTAAGCCCTTTAGTTTAAAAGAGTTGAAAGCGAGAATTATTGCCAATTTGCGCCGGACAACAAATTTAAGCATGATGGATCAAAAGGAATTTCTACGCTATGGAAGTATATTAATAGACTTACAAAACTATGAAATAATGGCTGGAAAAGAAAAAATTCACTTTACAAAAAAGGAGTATGAAGTAGTGAAAATGTTAGCACTTCATGCCGGCCAAGTTTTGACGAAAGAGCAGCTGTTTGAAAAGATTTGGGGATATGATAGCGAAAGTGATGTTTCTACTGTAGTTGAGCATATAAAGAAAATTAGAACAAAACTTAGTGTATATGATAGAGAGTATACATATATTCAAACGGTGTGGGGAATTGGGTATAAGTGGAGTGTACAAAATTGA